One region of bacterium genomic DNA includes:
- a CDS encoding methyltransferase domain-containing protein, protein MDKIEDMGTAPGLHHKVLKMIAQEKTCPTSCRRGGRVLDAPAGRGKLSFHLREMGFEVWAGDIEEKVFEPKDIKFQKLDLNERLPYPDSFFTYIVCVEGIEHLMNVYQLF, encoded by the coding sequence ATGGATAAGATTGAAGATATGGGTACAGCACCGGGGTTGCATCATAAAGTTTTAAAAATGATAGCTCAAGAGAAGACCTGCCCGACATCTTGCAGGCGGGGAGGACGAGTTTTAGATGCTCCAGCAGGGAGGGGAAAGCTATCTTTTCATTTAAGAGAAATGGGATTTGAAGTTTGGGCTGGAGATATAGAGGAGAAAGTATTTGAACCGAAAGATATAAAATTTCAAAAACTTGATTTAAATGAAAGATTACCTTACCCAGATTCTTTTTTTACATATATTGTATGTGTAGAAGGTATCGAACATTTAATGAACGTTTATCAGTTATTTTAA
- a CDS encoding glycosyltransferase family 4 protein has product MRVSGKKKILYVDTPIEPPGGGQQSLLLILQGLDKSSPYFRPIVFIPNKCEFTKQLTNKNICYKIVRPLKLLSEIRKLNPEIIHCNSATTRYAFYTALVSKLLCIPFIWHVRAVESAGWRDRVIAKLSTRIIAISEAVKEKFSYVKVDKIRQIYNAVDTEVFKSGLDIEYLYNEFNIEKTKKVVGIFSRLDPWKGHRLFIDTARIVKGSLNKGIPLVYNLHKDVIFLVVGEGEESYKKQLFEYTEIHELKEDMIFTGFRKDIPELMNLCNVIVNTSIEPEAFGRTIIEAMACAKPVIATNMGGPKEIIEDKVDGFLLEPDAVSIAKTIIELLQNQNLRNKIGKKAREKVIEKFSVEMQIKEIEKLYREVLAHK; this is encoded by the coding sequence ATGAGAGTTTCTGGTAAAAAGAAAATCTTATATGTTGACACGCCAATTGAGCCACCAGGAGGTGGGCAGCAGAGTCTATTGCTAATATTGCAAGGGCTTGATAAATCAAGCCCCTACTTTCGACCAATTGTATTTATTCCAAATAAGTGTGAGTTTACAAAACAATTAACTAATAAAAATATCTGTTATAAAATTGTTAGACCCCTAAAATTATTATCTGAAATAAGAAAGCTTAATCCTGAAATTATACATTGCAATTCAGCGACTACAAGATATGCTTTTTATACAGCATTAGTTTCTAAACTTTTATGCATCCCCTTTATTTGGCATGTAAGGGCTGTAGAATCTGCTGGCTGGCGTGATAGAGTGATTGCAAAGCTTTCAACCAGAATTATTGCAATATCCGAAGCTGTTAAGGAGAAATTTTCGTATGTAAAAGTGGATAAAATTAGGCAAATTTACAATGCAGTAGATACTGAGGTTTTTAAATCAGGGTTGGATATAGAGTATCTTTACAATGAATTTAATATTGAAAAGACAAAGAAGGTTGTAGGTATATTTTCAAGACTTGACCCCTGGAAGGGGCATAGGCTTTTTATAGATACTGCAAGAATTGTAAAAGGTAGTTTAAACAAGGGGATACCCCTTGTTTACAACCTCCATAAAGATGTAATATTTTTAGTTGTAGGGGAAGGGGAAGAAAGTTATAAAAAGCAGCTTTTTGAGTATACAGAAATACATGAGCTAAAAGAGGATATGATATTTACAGGTTTTAGAAAGGATATACCAGAGCTTATGAATTTGTGCAATGTAATAGTGAATACCTCAATTGAGCCAGAGGCATTTGGTAGGACAATTATAGAAGCAATGGCTTGTGCCAAACCCGTTATAGCTACAAATATGGGTGGCCCAAAGGAGATAATAGAAGATAAGGTGGATGGCTTCCTTTTAGAGCCAGATGCTGTAAGTATTGCTAAAACTATAATTGAGTTATTACAAAACCAAAATCTAAGAAATAAAATTGGAAAAAAAGCAAGAGAAAAAGTTATAGAAAAGTTTAGTGTAGAGATGCAAATTAAAGAAATAGAAAAATTATATAGAGAAGTATTGGCACATAAATAG